A window of Acidimicrobiales bacterium contains these coding sequences:
- a CDS encoding ATP-binding cassette domain-containing protein, producing the protein MSTKPVVAEGLVREFGDLRAVDGIDLEVDAGEIFGFLGPNGAGKSTTVRMLVTLLRPSAGVARVAGFDVVKEPTAVRRSIGVALQDAAIDPLMTGTELLRLQAILHGLGGKVADQRCGELLERVGLTAAADRRVGNYSGGMRRRLDLALALIHRPIVLFLDEPTTGLDPTSRLAVWEEVRNLNNEGTTVFLTTQYLEEADQLAGRIAIIDGGRIVREGDPTTLKDQVGEPTLRLELADSVMEDTATRVLAGYGDPRPAREGRLAIGLRGGAAHLADVVRALDEQGVALAHLELDSPSLDDVFADATGRRLEGAEADST; encoded by the coding sequence ATGAGCACCAAGCCGGTGGTGGCCGAGGGCCTCGTCCGGGAGTTCGGTGATCTGCGGGCCGTCGACGGCATCGACCTCGAGGTCGACGCCGGCGAGATCTTCGGTTTCCTCGGTCCGAACGGGGCCGGAAAGTCCACCACCGTGCGGATGCTCGTCACCCTGCTGCGACCCAGTGCCGGTGTCGCCCGGGTCGCCGGATTCGACGTGGTGAAGGAGCCCACGGCGGTGCGGCGCTCGATCGGTGTGGCCCTGCAGGACGCGGCGATCGACCCGCTGATGACGGGTACCGAGCTACTCCGACTCCAGGCCATCCTGCACGGCCTCGGCGGCAAGGTCGCCGATCAGCGGTGCGGGGAGCTGCTCGAACGGGTCGGCCTCACCGCCGCCGCCGATCGACGGGTGGGCAACTACTCCGGCGGCATGCGGCGTCGGCTCGACCTGGCGCTGGCCCTGATCCACCGGCCGATCGTGCTGTTCCTCGACGAGCCCACCACAGGCCTCGACCCCACCAGCCGTCTGGCCGTGTGGGAAGAGGTGCGCAACCTCAACAACGAGGGCACCACGGTCTTTCTCACCACCCAGTACCTCGAGGAGGCCGACCAGCTCGCCGGACGGATCGCCATCATCGACGGCGGCCGGATCGTGCGCGAAGGCGATCCGACCACCCTCAAGGACCAGGTGGGGGAGCCCACGCTGCGGCTCGAACTCGCCGACTCGGTCATGGAGGACACGGCCACCCGGGTCCTCGCCGGTTACGGCGACCCGCGACCCGCGCGGGAGGGCCGGCTCGCCATCGGTCTTCGCGGTGGTGCCGCCCATCTCGCCGACGTCGTGCGGGCCCTCGACGAGCAGGGCGTGGCCCTGGCCCATCTCGAACTCGATTCACCGAGCCTCGACGACGTCTTCGCCGATGCCACCGGCCGGCGCCTCGAGGGCGCCGAGGCCGACTCGACATGA
- a CDS encoding ABC transporter permease, giving the protein MTAAVLQDARPRLRVGAEQAWALTTRATLATARNPANWLPGLIFPLVMAAVYAAQFADATALPDFPEVDSFLQFILPSAILQGIAFNSANAGSDMATDIETGFFDRLISSPVARQSILIGRVGGAAASAGFQSLVLMGIFLLFGAPVKSGVAGAVALVIISVLLAVALAGFGLMVALRTGSPEATQAMFPLIFVAVFVSSAFFPTALMKGWYQQVAEVNPITLIVNPTRELVITGWSWADFGQAVGLTVLVAIVSLSLSYRAYLSRLADA; this is encoded by the coding sequence ATGACCGCCGCGGTACTCCAGGACGCGCGACCGCGGTTGCGGGTCGGGGCCGAGCAGGCGTGGGCGTTGACCACACGGGCCACGCTCGCCACCGCCCGCAACCCGGCCAACTGGCTCCCGGGCCTCATCTTCCCGCTGGTGATGGCCGCTGTCTACGCCGCCCAGTTCGCCGATGCGACCGCGCTTCCCGACTTCCCCGAAGTCGACTCGTTCCTCCAGTTCATCCTGCCCAGCGCCATTCTCCAGGGCATCGCGTTCAACTCGGCCAACGCCGGCAGTGACATGGCCACCGACATCGAGACCGGGTTCTTCGACCGTCTCATCTCGAGCCCCGTGGCCCGTCAGTCGATCCTCATCGGCCGCGTCGGCGGCGCGGCGGCGTCGGCGGGTTTCCAGTCACTCGTGCTCATGGGCATCTTCCTGCTCTTCGGTGCGCCGGTGAAGAGCGGTGTGGCGGGCGCCGTGGCGCTGGTGATCATCAGCGTGCTGCTGGCCGTCGCCCTGGCCGGCTTCGGCTTGATGGTGGCGCTGCGCACCGGCAGCCCGGAGGCGACGCAGGCGATGTTCCCGCTCATCTTCGTGGCCGTGTTCGTGTCGTCCGCGTTCTTCCCCACGGCCTTGATGAAGGGCTGGTATCAGCAGGTCGCCGAGGTCAATCCCATCACGCTGATCGTCAACCCCACCCGCGAGCTGGTGATCACCGGGTGGAGTTGGGCCGACTTCGGTCAGGCGGTGGGTCTGACGGTCCTGGTCGCCATCGTGTCGCTGAGCCTCTCGTATCGGGCCTATCTCTCGCGGCTGGCCGACGCATGA